The genomic window TACGGCAAAGGCTAGCAAAAAGGGCACCGCTGTCAGTGTTCCTTGAATTCCTACCCATGCTCCGACGGGTGACAGCCCTAATGCAAGGCCAAGGACAAAATGGGAGAAGTGGGTAAACCGTTTTGTGTACGAATATCCAAAGATGATAAGGATGGCCAATGGGGCCATAAAGAAGGCCAATTGATTGAGCATCCATGCGCAGGTAAAGAAGAATATGACGCACAGGATAGTAAATACCCACACAGAGCTTCTTCCGATGTTCCTTTGTAGTACAACCCGGTAAGCGGTGCGCGGGTTGTGGATATCGTACGCAGTATCGACCAACCGGTTAAACGACATGGCGGCGCTGCGTGCCGTTACCAGTGCCGCGAGGATTAACAATAATTGTTTCAGTCCGGGTATGCCGTCCGCAGCAAGAAATGCGCTCATTACGGCAAACGGGAATGAAAAGAGGGTGTGGCTGAATTTGATTAAATCAAGTATCGAGATAAGTCTTCTCAGCAGGGTAGAAAGAATCATCATAGTTTTTCGGGAATTTATTCGCCGTGTGGCTAAAACTTTGCGTTGATTATTTAAAATTATGGGAGAAATTATAGTGTCAGGCCGTGTATTAATCAAGAACGGAGTCGGAACCGTATACGGCAGATATACCTGCCAGAGTGACAGTAACAAAAACTTGCGTGCCTTTAAAGTGTCAAAATGACAACAGCAAAATCGCGTTGATTAATAAAATAAAAATTTGTAGAACGAATTGCAAGCGGATTTCTACAAAATGTTAAGTCATTGTATTGTAAAGCACTATGCAATATCATATGCCAGGTTAAGTTGGTCCACTGTCCGGCGGTCGATCCGCCGGGTATTATGAGAGGAGGCATAAAGAATATGTTGGTATATTATTTGCTTAATTTGCACATAACGTTTTTTTAAGATTGAAGTGAGGATTTGATTATGATGGCATTATTGGATCCGCGTGCAGGGCATTATTCCCTTCTGATAACAGACGATGACGAGTCATGCCGTGACAGCATAAAAGACATTTTCGAACCGAAGGGTTATACCACTTATCTTGCCAGTTGCGGGAGGGAGGCTATAAAGATAGCCAGAAGTGAAGAGGTGCATCTTCTGATTTTAGATGCGCACCTTCCTGATTATAGTGGTTTGGAGACATTTAAAATTATTAAAAAGGAAATCAGTCTTGTCATTCCCTGCATCTTTATGTCTGGCGCAATAACAAAGGAGCTTCAAATAGATCTTATTAGCGCAAATGCCTATACGTTGATACCCAAGCCAATAAACATTAATATATTACGGGATTCTGTTGATCAGGTCATCGCAAAGTATTACGGAAGGTAACTGGTCAGACCCGTGCTTTTTAGCAGAAGATAAGCACATGTGGTAAAAGGTTTTGTGGATAATATAAAGAAAGGAGTGATGTGAGATATGAATGTAATGCCATTAGGTGAGAAGTTATTAATAAAAAGGATTGAGGCAGAAGGAAAGACCGCGGGCGGTATCGTGCTGCCTGATTCGGCCAAGGAAAAACCCCGGGAAGGGAAGATTATCGCCGTCGGGAGCGGAAAGTTACTGAAGAGTGGCGAACGGGCGAAGTTTCAGGTTAAAAAAGGAGAAAGAGTCCTTTTTAGTTCATACGGCGGCACGGAAGTGAAGATCGATGGCGAAGAGTATCTGCTGATGTCTGAAGATGATATTTTGGCTGTAATTGAATAATATTTGAGGAGGTAGTGATGGCTGCAAAAAAGATTATCTATGGGCATGACGCCAGCGAGTCTATAAAAAGAGGGATCAAGAAATTGGCACAAGCCGTCAAGGTCACTTTAGGGCCAAAAGGACGCAATGTTATTATCGAAAAGAGTTTTGGCTCGCCTACCGTGGTAAACGATGGCGTTACGGTTGCAAAGGAAATAGAGCTCGAAGACCCGTACGAAGATATGGGTGCGAAGATGGTGAAGGAGGCTGCATCCAAAACAAATGATATGGTGGGCGATGGTACTTCTACGGCAACCCTCCTGGCAGAGGCAATCTTTGAGGAAGGTCTCAAGAATATTACCGCCGGGGCGAATCCGGTGGATATTAAACATGGCATCGAAAAGGCCGTGGATGCCCTGACCAAAGAGTTAACCAGGATGAGCATAAAAATATCCGGCAAAAAAGAGATTGCGCAGATTGCCGCGATAGCCGGCAACAATGATGCAGAAATTGGCCGCCAGATAGCAGATGCCATGGACAAGGTGGGCAAGGACGGGGTGATTACCGTGGAAGAAGGAAAAAGCCTTCAAACCACCGTAGACGTTGTGGAGGGGATGCAATTCGACAAAGGGTATCTGTCTCCCTATTTTGTGACCTCGCCAGAAACGATGGAAACCGTATTTGAGAATCCCTATATCCTGATACACGAAAAGAAATTGTCTGCCATTAAAGAGCTTGTTCCCTTATTGGAAAAGATTGCCAAATCTGGCAGGGCATTAATCCTTATTGCTGAGGATGTGGAAGGCGAGGCGCTTAGTACGCTCGTTGTGAACAAACTCCGCGGAACCCTGCAATGTGCGGCAATAAAGGCGCCGGGTTTTGGCGATAGACGGAAGGCGATGCTGGGCGACATTGCTGCCTTAACAGGCGCTAAGGCACTGTTTGAAGATTTGGGCATCCAGCTCTCTGGCGTGCAACTTGCGGATCTCGGCAAGGCAAAAAAGGTCGTTATCGATAAGGATACAACAACAATCATAGAGGGCATCGGCGACCAGAATGAAGTGCAGGGACGGATTGCGCAGATTAAGGCAGAAATAAGCTCAACGACCTCAGACTATGATCGTGAAAAATTGCAGGAGCGTCTCGCAAAGCTTTCGGGAGGAATCGCGCGCATTAATGTTGGGGCGGCTACGGAGGCAGAAATGAAGGAAAAGAAATACCGTGTTGAGGATGCCGTGCAAGCCACACGGGCAGCAGTCGATGAGGGTATCCTGCCGGGCGGGGGAGTTGCCCTGCTCCGGGCATCGAAGGCATTAGACGCGGTGTCAGTAAAGGGTGATGAGAAAATTGGTGTAAACATTGTCAGGGTAGCCACCGAAAAACCGATTCAACTGATTGCGGAGAATGCCGGCCTGGAAGGCGCTGTTATCTTGCAAAAAGTAAAGGATGCGTCGGGTAATTATGGATATGATGCGTTTGGTGAAAAGTATACCGATATGGTAGAATCTGGCATTATTGATGCGGCAAAGGTTGTAAAAGTAGCGCTGCAAAATGGGGCGAGTATTGCCACCCTGCTGCTAACGACCAATGCGGTTATCGGTGAAATACCTGAAGGGAAAGAAGCCGCGGCTTCTGCCCCGTGCGGTCACAGGCATTGATTTCGTACGAAGATATAGCTTCATCATAGACCGTTGCCGCAGCGAGTGTGATGGAGCAGATGGATGACATCCGTGAGGCAAAAAAACGTAGGAAAAAGAAGTTTTTCAGGAAAACCTGAATAAAAAACCGTGATGATCTGATAGTTTCTTTGATCCAGGAATGAAATGGGTGAAAGAGGCGTTGTGCTGAGACAGCCAACGCCTCTTTTCATTTCAATTGATTTTTGTCCGTTTCTTATTACAATACCCTTCGGCTATTGAGTTTCAACGTATTAAGAATAATAACAGAGATAGTGACTAACAGCGTAATTGAGTAAGTTTATGCCATCCACCACCCCATACACTACCTATCAATCCCCCCTTTCTGAGCGATACGCCAGCAAAGAAATGTGTTCTCTCTTTTCTGATCAATACAAATTTAGCACGTGGAGACGACTTTGGATTGCACTTGCAGAGGCGCAGCAGGAGTTGGGGTTGCAGGCGATTACTCAGGAACAGATTGGGGAGATGCGCCATTTTCAGGACTCAATCAACTTTGATGCGGCCAGGGCATATGAGAAAAAACTCAGACATGATGTCATGTCACATATTCATGCCTATGGTGATCAGTGTCCGAAGGCAAAGCCGATTATTCATCTTGGCGCAACCAGCGCCTACGTGCAGGACAATACCGAACTCATCCAGATGAGGGAAGGACTGCGCATTATCTTTGCAAAGCTGGTCAATATTGTCGGTGCGCTTTCAAGCCAGGCAATGAAATATAAAGACCTTGCAACCTTAAGTTTCACACACTTTCAGCCGGCCCAACCAACCACCCTGGGGAAACGGATCTGTCTGTGGATTCAGGATTATCTTCTGGATATTGAAGAAGTGGACCTGCGAATCGCAGGACTTCGGTTCCATGGCGTAAAGGGCACCACCGGTACACAGGCGAGTTTCCTGTCGCTCTTTCATAATGACGCCGAAAAGGTGAAGCAGCTCGACGAACTGGTTACCAAAAAGATGGGCTTTGATAAGTATTATCCCGTAACGGGGCAGACCTACAGCAGAAAAGTCGACAGCCAGATCGTATTTAGCCTGGCAGGGATTGCGCAATCCTCCCAAAAATTTTCCAACGATATGCGGTTGCTCCAACATCTGAAAGAGGTGGAAGAGCCCTTTGAAGAAGAACAGATCGGTTCCTCGGCCATGGCCTACAAGAGAAACCCCATGCGTTCTGAACGTGTTGCAGCTCTTGCGCGATACGTGCTGTGTAATTGTCTCAATCCCGCATTTACCGCTGCGTCACAGTGGTTTGAACGGACATTAGATGATTCTGCCAACAAGAGGATTGCCGTCCCTGAGACATTTCTTGCCATTGACGGCATAGTAAATATTGTGTTCAATGTTGTCTCCGGTTTCAGCGTTTATCCCCAGGTTATCAGCCGCCACCTCGCCGATGAGTTGCCCTTCATGATAACGGAAAATATCCTTATGGAGGCCGTGAATGCGGGTGGAGACCGGCAGGCGCTGCACGAAGGAATTCGCAGGCACGCGATGGAGGCTGCCCGCGCAATGAAGGAAGAAGGAAAAAACAATGATCTTTTGGAGCGAATCGAACGGGACCCTTCTTTTTCGCGGATAAAATCGAGGTTGAAAATAATTGCCGAACCGAAGAGCCTTGTTGGCAGGGCGCCGCAGCAGGTGGAAGAATTTATGCAGCAGTCAATAAACCCTCTCTTGAAAAGATTTGGCCATCTCCTTGACAAAAAATGCATTCCCGCCCTGCACGTATAACCCGCAGAATTCGATAGGAGACGCATTGCTGCAGTTTCGATGAACAGGCAACAGATCAACAATCTTTCCCTGGTTCTGATTACAGACAGGAATCTCTGCAAGCAATCATTCCTCCAGACCATAAGACTTGCGCTAAAGGGCGGCGTCAAAACGGTGCAATTACGGGAAAAGGGGGTTGCCGCCCATGAGTTGTATTGTTTGGCGCGTGAACTGCGCAGGGCAACTCTCGATTTTTGTGCAACCTTCATTGTGAACGAGAGGGTTGACATTGCCCTTGCCGTGGAGGCGGATGGTGTCCATTTGGGCTGGCAATCGATTCCCGTTGTCGCAGCAAGGAGATTGCTTGGCTCTGAAAAACTTATCGGGGTATCTACCCACAGTCGCCAGGAGGCATTGCAAGCCAGGGATGCCGGGGCCAATTACATTACCTTTGGTCCGATATTCAACACGCCTTCAAAGGAAGGACTCGTTTTGCCCACGGGCGCCGAAGCAATCCGGAGTCTCAAAAATGAGGTTGGCAGGCCCGTTATTGCACTGGGAGGAATTCATCAGGACAACGTGGAAAATGTTTTGCATGGCGGAGCGGACGGCATCGCGGTTATTTCAAGCATCATGGCTGCCGACAATCCCGAAGAGGCAGCCAGATCTTTGGCTGAGAAGATTACAACATTTTGGTCTGGAACATCCCGATTGACAGACGGGTAAACAGAGAGATCCCATGTTTTTCTGCCTTACATTTACGATGCTTCCAGGATTTATTTGAAACCAACCATGTGAAAGGAGATGTGGTATGCAACTTTTAGAAAAATTACATTTCAATGAAAAGGGGCTTATTCCGTCAGTGATTGTTGATGTTTGCGACGGGAAGGTACTTACCCTCTGTTATATGAACAAAGACGCCGTCGAAAAGACCATTGAAACGGGCAAGGTACATGTGTTCCGGCGATCTCAGAACCGGTTAATGATCAAGGGTGAAACCTCAGGGCATATACAGGTGGTAAAAAAGGTTTTTTTTGATTGTGAAGGGAACTCCCTTGTTTTTGCCGTAGAACAGCATGTTGCAGCGTGTCATGCGGGGTATAAAACATGCTTTTATCGGGAATATATCCCAGGAACGGATAGCATTCAGATTGCCGAGAAGAAGCTCTTTGACCCTGATAGGGTTTACCGGTAATCGAGACGTACGAGAGGATCAATGAAAATGAAAGTCACTGAAAAAACGCTTGAAAACAAGCATGCCAGATGTTATATTTTAATTATATTGTTGAATTTTTTGGCCGTCTTGACGGTAGAGAACTTTATTCTGTTTTACCCGCTGGAGGAAAAAAATGTTGAAAAATGGGAAGTACATTAAGCTTTTCCTTTTGATAGTTTTTGCAGGAATGTCGGGTTGTGCTGAGATGAATGAGCTGAGAAATTTAAACAGAAGACAGGCAATTACCATACGAGATCAATCGGAAGAAATTGCAAGGCTGAAGGGGCAGCTTTCTTCAACATCAGATAAATTAAAGGCAAATGAAGCTGAGATGGAAAAACTCAGAAAGCTTGCACGGTCGATTGGTGAAGGCGCCACGGTCCGGGATACGGTAGAAGGGCCGGTGCTTCTCTTCCCTGAAAGAATACTCTATGACTCCGGTATGGCCACGATAAAGCCCCAGGGTGAGATTGCCTTAAAGAAGGTCGCGGTCTTTCTTAATGAAAATCCTCAGATCTCCATCAGGATTGACGGTCATACCGACACCGACCCCATTAGGAGGACAAAGCATCTGTGGGATTCCAATCATCATCTGTCCGCAGCGCGTTCATTGAGCGTATTTCATTTTTTGACAAAGAGTGAAGGTATCAGGGAAGGAAGGATTTATGTTGCCGGTTTTGGCCCAAATCGTCCTATCGCATCCAATAGCACGACTGCCGGAAAGAAAGAAAACAGACGTGTCGAATTCCTGATATTAACAGCAGTTGCCTCACTACCACCAAAGGAATCTTCAATACTCACTGAGCGAATACCTGAATCTGCTGGACGACCGGAAGCAATACCGACAGAGACAGGAACTACTGAGGCAGAAGTATCCGAAGAAATAGAAGAGGGTGAAGGAAAGTAAGTTGTTTGTGGAAAGAGTTTCTTCCGGGAGTTTTGTGT from Candidatus Brocadia sp. includes these protein-coding regions:
- the hisI gene encoding phosphoribosyl-AMP cyclohydrolase gives rise to the protein MQLLEKLHFNEKGLIPSVIVDVCDGKVLTLCYMNKDAVEKTIETGKVHVFRRSQNRLMIKGETSGHIQVVKKVFFDCEGNSLVFAVEQHVAACHAGYKTCFYREYIPGTDSIQIAEKKLFDPDRVYR
- the groL gene encoding chaperonin GroEL (60 kDa chaperone family; promotes refolding of misfolded polypeptides especially under stressful conditions; forms two stacked rings of heptamers to form a barrel-shaped 14mer; ends can be capped by GroES; misfolded proteins enter the barrel where they are refolded when GroES binds) gives rise to the protein MAAKKIIYGHDASESIKRGIKKLAQAVKVTLGPKGRNVIIEKSFGSPTVVNDGVTVAKEIELEDPYEDMGAKMVKEAASKTNDMVGDGTSTATLLAEAIFEEGLKNITAGANPVDIKHGIEKAVDALTKELTRMSIKISGKKEIAQIAAIAGNNDAEIGRQIADAMDKVGKDGVITVEEGKSLQTTVDVVEGMQFDKGYLSPYFVTSPETMETVFENPYILIHEKKLSAIKELVPLLEKIAKSGRALILIAEDVEGEALSTLVVNKLRGTLQCAAIKAPGFGDRRKAMLGDIAALTGAKALFEDLGIQLSGVQLADLGKAKKVVIDKDTTTIIEGIGDQNEVQGRIAQIKAEISSTTSDYDREKLQERLAKLSGGIARINVGAATEAEMKEKKYRVEDAVQATRAAVDEGILPGGGVALLRASKALDAVSVKGDEKIGVNIVRVATEKPIQLIAENAGLEGAVILQKVKDASGNYGYDAFGEKYTDMVESGIIDAAKVVKVALQNGASIATLLLTTNAVIGEIPEGKEAAASAPCGHRH
- a CDS encoding OmpA family protein, which translates into the protein MIVFAGMSGCAEMNELRNLNRRQAITIRDQSEEIARLKGQLSSTSDKLKANEAEMEKLRKLARSIGEGATVRDTVEGPVLLFPERILYDSGMATIKPQGEIALKKVAVFLNENPQISIRIDGHTDTDPIRRTKHLWDSNHHLSAARSLSVFHFLTKSEGIREGRIYVAGFGPNRPIASNSTTAGKKENRRVEFLILTAVASLPPKESSILTERIPESAGRPEAIPTETGTTEAEVSEEIEEGEGK
- the ubiA gene encoding putative 4-hydroxybenzoate polyprenyltransferase yields the protein MMILSTLLRRLISILDLIKFSHTLFSFPFAVMSAFLAADGIPGLKQLLLILAALVTARSAAMSFNRLVDTAYDIHNPRTAYRVVLQRNIGRSSVWVFTILCVIFFFTCAWMLNQLAFFMAPLAILIIFGYSYTKRFTHFSHFVLGLALGLSPVGAWVGIQGTLTAVPFLLAFAVVLWTAGFDIIYACQDLEHDIKSGLYSIPKRLGIKRALILSAVLHLFMVWVLLAVSRYTGLGIIYIVGVCIVTGLLIYEHSLVKPNDLSKINTAFFTVNGIISVGLMGITILDIFIGRRH
- the thiE gene encoding thiamine phosphate synthase — its product is MNRQQINNLSLVLITDRNLCKQSFLQTIRLALKGGVKTVQLREKGVAAHELYCLARELRRATLDFCATFIVNERVDIALAVEADGVHLGWQSIPVVAARRLLGSEKLIGVSTHSRQEALQARDAGANYITFGPIFNTPSKEGLVLPTGAEAIRSLKNEVGRPVIALGGIHQDNVENVLHGGADGIAVISSIMAADNPEEAARSLAEKITTFWSGTSRLTDG
- a CDS encoding response regulator, with product MMALLDPRAGHYSLLITDDDESCRDSIKDIFEPKGYTTYLASCGREAIKIARSEEVHLLILDAHLPDYSGLETFKIIKKEISLVIPCIFMSGAITKELQIDLISANAYTLIPKPININILRDSVDQVIAKYYGR
- the purB gene encoding adenylosuccinate lyase, encoding MPSTTPYTTYQSPLSERYASKEMCSLFSDQYKFSTWRRLWIALAEAQQELGLQAITQEQIGEMRHFQDSINFDAARAYEKKLRHDVMSHIHAYGDQCPKAKPIIHLGATSAYVQDNTELIQMREGLRIIFAKLVNIVGALSSQAMKYKDLATLSFTHFQPAQPTTLGKRICLWIQDYLLDIEEVDLRIAGLRFHGVKGTTGTQASFLSLFHNDAEKVKQLDELVTKKMGFDKYYPVTGQTYSRKVDSQIVFSLAGIAQSSQKFSNDMRLLQHLKEVEEPFEEEQIGSSAMAYKRNPMRSERVAALARYVLCNCLNPAFTAASQWFERTLDDSANKRIAVPETFLAIDGIVNIVFNVVSGFSVYPQVISRHLADELPFMITENILMEAVNAGGDRQALHEGIRRHAMEAARAMKEEGKNNDLLERIERDPSFSRIKSRLKIIAEPKSLVGRAPQQVEEFMQQSINPLLKRFGHLLDKKCIPALHV
- the groES gene encoding co-chaperone GroES is translated as MNVMPLGEKLLIKRIEAEGKTAGGIVLPDSAKEKPREGKIIAVGSGKLLKSGERAKFQVKKGERVLFSSYGGTEVKIDGEEYLLMSEDDILAVIE